The Juglans regia cultivar Chandler chromosome 1, Walnut 2.0, whole genome shotgun sequence nucleotide sequence CCTACCAAAGTAAATGACAACAACTAAAACCCAACTAACAAACAGTCACTCCTCTTCATCTCATCCAACTCCATGGTTGCTTGACAGAAGCTTCTACAAATTCTTAAGCGATGACATCATCCTGACTGGAtttaaattaaaaggaaaataatgcaTGGACTGCTACATGCCAAAAACAAATCAACCGGAGATCTATGCATGAGCTCGGATTCAAGGATGTATTCCAGTTAAATCTACCTGGATATTCGGAACTCAGAATCTAATCAACAAACTTGGTTTCAGACTTAAGTTTTAGTATATATCTCAtagtttttgtttaaattttttctcttttgttttcaattatgTGAAGGTTTTGGTTAGGATAAGATTTGGAAAATCAGTTATAATAACAtagttgatttttcttttattttcaattatgtaaagagaaatgatacttgcagtcgtgagtgtgcaagtgccatgcagtcgctttgaaaaaagtgaataaatataagacccatatgaaaataaattaattttttaacagtggaccctactatttttcaaagcgattacacgacgtttgcgcattccacgattgtatgtagcattactcttaaattttatcatataaatGGTATAAAAAGTTTGCCAATGCCTTTACTtaagagtaatgataaaatttaattggtGAAAGATGTGTCTTTTACACggtcttataaataattttttcatttgtgactcagatataataattaagtagcatttctcatttttaattCTGTTTCAACAAGAGAGGAGCCTGGCGGAAGAAATGACAATTACGATGATGTGACGATGTCCGTAGTtgggttaattaatttttgggCTGTAAACTgactataattaatttataacgcCTGTGCCTCTTTCCCATCCCAAGTCTCCCGAAAGCTGTGGCGGCAAAGTCTCGTCCTTTgaaacagaaaatgaaagaaaagggaaaaaaaaagaaaatcacaagaTATCAAAggccaaacaaaaaacaattatgtatcAAGCAAAACCAgaacctctctctttctctccgaTTTGATCATAAGAGATcgaattcataattttttcaagtaGTTCTTCGAATTAATGAATGCATGTCTTCCCCGTCGAGTAAACATAACGTGGCCACCACCAGCACTGCCATTACTTCTACCAACACTAGCCCTGCAACTGCCACCTTTGACAATTCTGTCCAgaacgaaaagaaaaagggggtatacatgtttttaatttttgttttttaatttatatttttttcaagaattatATAGATCGAGTTATTGACTTTTTGAGGAAATTAACACACAATCTCATGTACTGATCaccatttgtttcctttttcttctgttGGGACAAAAGTCAATTATTGACAAGATTTTCAGTTCAAAGCGTCGCGAGAGAGGAAGCCCAGCCTcgcatcatgatcatgatatattCAAATCAGATAATTATGGAGACGATCttggtatgtatatatatatatatatacttgtagTAGCGcgcttttatgtttttttttttaaagttttttttttttatttatttccgtAGTTACAtcgcttttttattttattgctcataagaaaaattatttgttttttcgaCAGAAATCGGAAAGGGGCTCACGTCAAGGAGAAAAGCTCTCATGGGGTCGTCCCCTCTTGGGAGTAGGAGTTTCACAGGTACGTATCTCGATCTGTATGTTAGGTGCAGTAAGCCCAGAATTCTCACACTTTACACATACGTACGTagaatatattgtaaaaatactATGAAAAATCGAAAATCAACATTATATGCATGATAAGTATTTATATATggattactttatatatatatatatatatatatatatatatatatatggcagtgTGTGATCAGAAAATCAATATTCTCACAGCTTCTTCTAATTTCATTTGTTAAAATGAAAAGGACATATATACCAAATTAACTACAAATCAATCAATGAAATTATAAGAGACAGAACGAGATCATGATTATTATAcgaattagttttatttatgatttattaaacatttaatgtTGTATACAAAATTTAgactaataataaataaatgttacaGTAGCTGTTACAGctgtttttctttctcaagcatGAGCAAAACTCACagaagattttttttccaatacGTACGTTGAATTTGTGTTGTAAGAACAGGCCACGTACCCAAAAAAGACAAGACTAGATCTCCTTATTTGGTAGCTTACCTAACAGCGatgaattttcattattttattgatattaataatgaAAGGGAGAAGAAAACAATGGCCTAGCCACAGTGAGAATTTTCATGCGTGATGAGACATTTTGGCGTTATCATTTGGAAAATGTTAATACGGCTATACATGCATGACTTTAGTAGTTCTCATGAAAATGTAAACTATATACGGCCGTGTTTATTTCATATCTACTCTTAGAAAGACTGTCTCGTCCAGGGATCGAATGCTCAAACCTATCCACTCTTGAAGACTCCTCTATGGCACCGGCAACTATACAGCTTCAAGATATCCGGTATGAATTGGTACTCTTCTcgtttcttgtttcttttttttttttttatcagacaGCTCGCGTTCTCTTACCGTGAGAAAATACTGGCGTTGGTGTGCAGGATATTCGTAGCGACGTGGAATGTTGGAGGAAAGACACCCGACAATGGCCTCAACCTTGAAGAGCTTTTGCAGGTGGAGGGCGCTtcagacatatatatattggggTACGATGTAGTGACAAATTCACACTCATGTTTAACCTTCTTTATATGTCAACTCAATCAAATGACCGATTAATTACAGTGTATCGTTGTAAAGCAACATCAAATGTTCCAAATGAAAATCTTAATGCATGGAGTCATTCAGTGTTCTTGCACTAATGTCAACTTCAAGCGAAACAATTTAATTGGTGTCTTAAGTTTCTTTTCTCTTCAGGTTTCAGGAGATTGTTCCTCTAAGCGCTGGAAATGTTCTAGTGATTAAAGACAATGAACCTGCCGCAAAATGGCTGGCCCTTATAAGCCAAGCACTTAATAGACCACAGCATGACTCCATTTACTCTTCTTCTTATTTAGGCCCTAATTCCATAGCCTTAGACAACATCCCAAAGGACTCGAAGGCCCCAAGCAGTCTTCACTTCTTCCAGAAGCCTTCTCTCAAAGTCCTTAGTAGGAATCTAAGGGCGGATAAAAACCTTATCAAGAACTGCAATTGCCCTGTGGACTGGCACTCCCGGGAGAAGTGGAGGCCAGACAATTATATTGATTCCCATGGCAGATTATACACAGAATCTGCTCATGATATTGGTCGCGATACTATTGTGGACGATTTACTTTCAGTTGCAGAAATACCTTCCTCCCCCGGCAAGATGAGTTACTTTCTCATAGAAAGCAAGCAAATGGTCGGGATTTTCCTTTCTGTATGGGCTAGGAAGGAATTAGTTCCACATATTGGTCATCTCAGAGTCTCTTCGGTGGGAAGAGGATTAATGGGCTGCCTTCGAAACAAGGTACATATCTTGAAAATCGGTTGGCAATTCCTCTCAGTTTGAATGGTCTAGTACGGAAACAAGACCAGTAGACTGATGAATAGGCTCAAAGCTGGGAGGTGCTTAATTACCTGGCCGATAAATTAATTCTTATACTATTTCATAGTTTTGTTGGTGCTCAACGTACGTAGCTGCTACCGTTATTGGGTACGTATGAATGACATGGAATGGTATTTTGCAGGGATGCATATCAATTAGCATGTCATTGCACCAAACAAGTTTTTGCTTCGTGTGCAGTCACTTGGCTTCTGGGGAGAAGGAGGGTAATGAGCTGAAGAGGAATGCTGATGTGGCTGAGATCCTGAAGAGTACACAGTTTCCTAAGATTTGCAAAGACCCTAATAGTCGAGTACCAGAAAGAATAATTGAACACGAGTAATTAGCAATATTTGTAACAGATATAATTATCTTGCATTAATATTAATGGACCTGCACACATGTACACACACAAAGCCTTAATATTTTTcgtaattttcttttatcccTTTGATATTAGTTCTCTTCATATCTAATGTATGGTTTGTAATGTTTTATCGTTACAAAATTGCAGTCGTATAATTTGGCTTGGAGATTTGAATTATCGGGTAGCTCTGAGCTACGATGAAACGAGGGTTCTGTTAGAGGATAATGACTGGGACACCCTCCTCGAGAAGGATCAGGTTTGTTGCTTTATTAAACGCTACAtctaagaaaattaattaattaatcagagAAGTTCTTCTTTCAATAATTAAAATGTCTTTCTCATTgcaaaccaataaaaaaaagcagATGCCTTTGTCAATATTggaattgatttaattttgttttccttattttgGGAGAAACATCTAGGAAGTACTTCCTTTAGAATTGGTGAAAAACATGTGGATCACGTTCCCTTTATGATTAAATTAagcaagtttatatatatatatatatatatatatatatatattgagcaaACGATCGACTGTTGTATCATCGTGAGGTGTATATATAAAGcaagcatgtatatatatatatatatatatatatatatatacacatgtaaaGGTACTAAATGGGCTTCATAACGATAAATTTATTAGTATCATGCtaaacataacatgatatattATTGTAATCTTAACGGAAGGTTTAAAATATATGGTTTATACTtaaaaaagactagtcaatgatgcaATTGAATCTCTATTGAAActttataaagaacaaaaacttctcattttcaagtaACGTGGGATCTTATGTACCACATATCCTAACTTATCCTTATTATATGAGATATcacaattattaattatcatacgaattatatatgaaactagctagctagccgaTCGACtccttttttactattattggGTGCATGCAGTTGAATATAGAGAAGGAAGCAGGAAGAGTATTTAGTGGATTTAATGAGGGACGGATCTTGTTTGCCCCCACCTATAAGTATTCACTTAATTCGGATTCCTACGCCGGGGAAACAGTTAAATCCAAGAAGAAACGCCGCACCCCTGCAtggtaatattatatattgtctcTTTTTGTCATGAAAGTGAACaagtttattataataataaagttgTGACCAGTTTGAGCTTGATTTTTAGGTGCGACAGGATATTATGGCATGGTAATGGCATTGAACAATTATCGTACATTCGCGGAGAATCAAGATTCTCGGATCACAGACCTGTGTGTGCGGTTTTCTCAGTGGAGGTAGAagtaagaaacaaaaatattaataggtTCAGAAAGGATTTTTCATGCGCTGGCAAAAGAATGGAGTTTGAAGAAGACTCGTGCATACCTCCGAGGCACTGCTTATATGAGTTCTGATTTTCTCTTTCAGAGAAAAAACTCAGAAAGTCTTTATATACGATCGATTGATCGATCAATGCAAAGCAGTTCGAAGCAGCTGATCACTTTAAAAGCTTCATACagcaaaagaaaatcacttgGGCTGCCCATGTTAAATGGTAGACCAGCTGATCTACCCAAGGACAAGTTCCCATAAGATGATTAGGCGGCTGGAAAACAGAAAACCATCCCGGATAGAGCAATTTTTCCAAGGTGAAATTGAAAGCTTGGAGAAACCACTTCACGATAAGGGTTGAATCAGTCTCAACCATCGGGTTGGGGACTTGTAAATATGAGTTATTCTCGAATATCCAATTCAGCTTTAAGTCCTTCAAAAAGTTTTCTTTCCAGAAGCAAAACAAGATGAACTAATAGGTGCTGAAGAATATAAGTAGAAACTAACTGCATTACAATATATATCTATTGTGGTAATTGCCTACTAGGCCAGGTTACACAGATATCGATAGAGATGCTAACACTTGCTAAAAAATAGGGGGGAAAAGGTGTTGTTGACGTAAGGGTCTTTGGTCTTAGCCATCATGGGAGTGGCCATGGGCTTATAGTTAGTCATTTGGGCACAGTCTAAAATGTTCAGAGCATATTTAGTTTGGATCAAGGTAAGGACATAAGTAGTTTGAGCAATCTGAATGCCCAAAAAATAGTGGAGAGGACCCAGATCTTTCATGGCAAATTGACTACAAAGAGtcaaaataaattcatgtaGAAAATCAGTGGAGGAACCAGTGAGTAGActatcatcaacatataggAGTAACATAAGACAACCACGAGTAgaaccataaataaataaagaggaatCAGCAGTGCTATAATTAAAACCATAAGTGAGTAAAAAACTattgaatttatcaaaccatgcacGTGTGACTTGTTTTAAGCCATACAAAGCTTTGTTTAACTTACAAACATGAGAAGAGTGAGTTGGGTGGATAAAACCTAGAGGTTAATCCATGTAGATGGATTCATGGAGATcaccatggaaaaaaaaattcttgacaTCCAACTGACGAACGTCCCAATGATTTATCAGAGCAAGAGTGATAACAATCTGGATAGTGATTGGGTGGATTACTGGAGAGAAAGTTTCATGGTAGTTAATACCATCTATTTGGTGAAAGCCTTTTGCTACTAAACGAGCTTTCAATCAATCAATAATTTCATCTACATTGAGTTTAGTTttaaaaacccatttgcaaccaataaCAGCTATAGAGGTATCACGAGGGACAAGAGTTCATGTATTGTTAGCATATAAAGcttgcaattcatcaagcatagcTTGGGTCCAACCAGGGTGAGTGAGAGCAGAGTGGATGGTTTTGGGCTCTTTTGTGGAGAGATCATGGAAGTTGACATATTTGAGATTGGGTTTGTGAATATCAATGCGGGATTGGGTAATCATGGTATGGGTAATTGGTGGAGGCGGGTTTGGGGAAGGTGAAGTAGAGGGCGATGACGGAGAATGAGGGATGTCAGGAGTGGAGAAGGTAGGAAGGGTGGGGTTGGGTTGGGTACAGTAGTGGAAGAGGTGATGGGTACGGGTAAGGGAATATTTAGTTAGGCGAGAGGGAAGTAGTAGAGGAAGGGTGGTCCGAGGGAGGTGTAACCCAAAGGTCAAAAATAGACAAAGTCAGGTCAGAGGGTGCGGGTAGATGAAAGTTCCCAGGATGTTTATAAGgaaaattaaattcttaaaaaataaaatggcgAGAAATGTAAGTACGATAACTAGGTGGGTGATAGCTTTTACACCCACGATGTCGATCACTATAGCCTAAAAGGACACATGGTAAGGTTTTTGGATCAAATTTATTGTGCTTGGTGTCCCAAGTATATGGATAACATTGGAGTAAAAACAACGCAAAGACCGATAATCAAGAAAAGTTTCAtaaagaattgaaaaatgtgaTTGTAAATCTAAAGTAATAGTGGGGAGGTAGTTAATTAAAAAGGTAGCAGCGGCAAAAGTTTCAACCTAAAAATGTTTTGGAACGCCACTGTGGAAGAGCATCGTCATACCAAGTTTACAAATGGTACAGTGACGACGTTctacaacaccattttgttcaGGAGTATAGGGGCATGAAAATTGGTGAATAATGCcttgattttttaaatgagagataaaCTGAGTATTAGCAAATTCACCACCCCCATcggtttgaaaaattttatttttcttattaaattgacattctacatatttttcaaaaaataaaaaagctaagaaaatatcatatttgttttgaagcagaatgaaccacataaatttagaaaaagcaTCAactaatagtaatgaaatttacCAACATAAATAACAAGGGCAGGACCCCACAAGTCACaataaactttataaaaaataatatgagttAAACTAGAAGAGggtaaaaaatgaaatttacttAGTTTGCCTAACTGCCAACTTTCACAAATAGATTGAGCTTTATTGGAGCCAGTATTTTGAATAAGTCCTTTGGATTTGAGGATTTGGATAGCAGAGGCCTGAGGGTGGCCCAAACATTGATGCCACACATCTCCAGAGGCAACCCAAAAACGGGTGGAAAAGTACGCTTCGTAAGGTGCAGATAAGGACATGTAAATATTACCCTTTCGGCATCTGCTCATTAGGACACTGTTGGTCTCTCGTTAACAACAAAACTAACTCCATAAAATTCACAGTTATAAGGGTAATCGTTGGTAAGTTGCTTAATAGATAACATATTTTTTGCAAGTGCTAGCACTAAAAGGACATCACGTAACTTAATTCTAGTGTtaccattatttatatatgtatcaCCAACATGAGTAATAGCGTGGGTACTGTCGTCGCCAATAATGATAGCATCAGTACCAAAATAGTGACGTAAATTTTTAAGCATACTTGAATTACTTGTCATATGAGCAGATACTCCAATGTCTGCAATTCATTCATTATCAGGAGAAAAAGTTACCAACGTCATCGCTGCTAGTGCTTGAGGAATATCATCAGACTAGAACGAGTGATTAAATCTGTTCCAGGACTTAAAAGCAACATtctaacaccccgtattttagtatatttttaattgaaaaattatttgttattaatttaaaattttattctctagttttaaaattggttggatttttttagtgggtttatttttctgattttaattttgtgaaaattattttgaagtgctttcttataattgattattgtaatacatttaaattattttttcatatttaattaacttattgttgggtttaattatttattttcattttaatcactacgtttgaattattttattttacttgttgttttgaaattgtttcggtttgatcatttttgtgacccaagatgtgaggattagacctcatttctttttctttttcttcttttttttttttttttttctcctctttcttcCTGGTTCTCCTGCGcgcccccctccctctctctccatccGTTCCTTCGTCCACCCAGCACCGCCGCCTCACGCCGCCGTGTGCGACACCGCTCGGCCCACCGTCCTCCCCAGCCACCGGCAACCACCCCCTGTAATCTCAGCCCcaaccgcgccgccgttagctcccacgcgcatcaccaagccgcggcactccttgcgccgccgtcgcgctacctccggccaccatcttcttaccacatcatcctcgacctcctagcaacccaatggatccaaccccacctccgatctgtcaccgatgaaactccaccatcaacattttcgttttgggtattttagccttcaaccgccctctacgccgccacccacggccaaccactaccaccactagcttcatcgacatccctaagccataccctatcaatctcgggtcttcgtttgcatcCGTTCAAAactgggtttttgagacccacggccacggtgcatttggcactgttttgttattgcgttgccgcttctagcacctccgtgatctttcaaaaattatattatagcattgtaagtattttttccaaagaacttttgagatttaaatgtatttctgcgctaattcatatttactgtgaatttgttggttgtgtcggactgagtccgaggagtaaggggggtcGATTGGATtagatgatggagttgtttgtgtgagattggtttatgttatgaaatttgttggttgtttcaggtttaaatattggtattttgagtttgacgttggtcatggtgaatattggtgatttttaggaagtgatgatatattttgggattatgaggattttaagttttgagatattaaaataggttattttagaagtttaggcttaaatatcgaaatccgtgtttgagtgaaaacttacggaaattatgtgattatttttataggtgacgatttatattcgactcgacatttttgagaaaaattctgaaaaactatgttatccaggtaagcgggattcctatgctaggttttatacaagttaataagactgaggttgaccttatgaaaacttgcatattttgtgatatgatgggaacttgtgaaaacaaagatcaacctcggtcgcttatctgcattattcatcaaatctgtgtgaaaaaggaaaatatgttctgacgtacattgtgtaaacatgagctaaattctatcatgtgtttttctgaaatttgaaaaagggagcgatattgagaatatgcaaaattgtgcatttatttagaaaggtgttctgacttttgttgtcagtgtgtgtaaactgtctgattctgttttggtactctgtattattttgatataacatctgaaaacctttgacatggtgtactggtatttgtatctgactctgtctctatctctgctctgctctgttatgctctactGTGTTTGAGTtgataccaacttctctgtctctgagtgcacccactttggaaacaaaatggttttattgtgatctttcctgtgtgcacactcggggctccgagaagaataaaggaaagatttcacctctgtctctgcctggtttggccaccggggtcagcacaaccctaccacgggggtgaaacatggtctctgctctgtttgatgctctgttttgatctgatggtgatactcagtttatgttataccaaagtattatgggttttacgtgttttaaaaccatcgctctgttacttttgaaaatatgttctactctgcatgataactctggaaaatgttttgttctgcatgttatactttgtaaatgctcatgtttgcatgctagcatgtcctttgcttactgagttgttgataactcaccccttatcttcataatatttttcagatgatgtggagagtccaactgaggacctggattagattggtgagaaTGATTAAGCTGGGAGAAGATGTAGAAGaatgaattctgatgtcctttagtttaatgtcttttagatttaattacatcttgggcttgggttttagtaagacttatgaaagtaTTAGTTTGGTTCGTTATGACTACtaggagattttggactccttagtttattttgctgcagtaatgactttgtagagtttttaatgtggttatttagagtacatgagattgagttttgctatttaagttttggagttttattttagttgtgttgggaaacatgtttttaagtgacgagtagtaattctccaggccaaccgggtttggggcgctACAAACATGGACCTTTTTACCACAGATTTGGCAGGTGTATGGTGGGTCACGAGGCTTAGTATTGATGGGCCGATTGTTGGGCTCACAGGTAGAAAAATGGGCTAAAGGGGTTGAAGAGTCGACTATGTGAGAGTCTCGGCATAATGAGTGGTGGGATGAAACTCACGACCTCGAGAGGAGAAACCTCTTTGCTGAGAATGGCCACCACCATGGTGATCCTCAGAGGGTGGCGCACTTGTTCGATGACCATAGAAAGCAAAGGAAGAGTTAGGTTCATGAAGAAAGGTGTGAATCTCATACTCGTGGAGGAGTGGAAGGATCTCGGCGTAAGAAGGCATGAGAGGTTTCAACATTGAGGTGGTGAATGGTTCGTAGTGGGCACTGGGGCTGTTCAACAAGGAAAAAACTTTCATCTTGTCAGCAACTAGCCGTCCGATCGAAGCTAAGCTATTGCACAAGCCTTTGAAGGTTCAGAGGTGATCTACAAGAGGTGTCGTGGGCTCCTTCTTGAGGTCTGTCAATTGTTGAGTGAGATGGAACTCTCGCTCCTAAGAGTCATGGGCGTAAGCCACCTTGAGTACTGCCCAAACTTGGTGGGCAGAATCTAAACCCACAATGAGGCCAAGCACCTCTTATGAGAGGGTGCCAATAATCCACTCCCGTAATAGTTGATCAGATTTACGCCACTGGAGGGCAGGCTCTGATTTATTCGAGTTCAATGATCTATCGGGAGAGGACTCGAATTCTGAAAGGGCAGAGTCTGCTTGTAGCAAATGGTGAACTAGATCTTGGCTCTCAGCCAAGGCTAGTATTTGTTCCCTCCAGAGTGGATAGTTGCTGTTGGAGAGGTGCATGGTAACAAAATTTCTCACATTCAAGGCAATGGTGGCCATGGAGGAAGACTTTCTTCACTCACAcagtctctgataccataaagacAAAGTGCACACAAACTGTTTGATAGAATGTCATTGTGAGTATTTTGTGAGTTTTCATATCGAGTATTTTATAGTAGAGTACAATATTACATGATGTATATTACAATTAGACACATTGACTTATACATGGAAAGTGTAAATGCAGGGATATGTACATTGGATAAAAAAGGGAAATGCCTAGCCGTTGCATGTGGTGGACTTTCCTTTGAGAAATTGGCTAGCTGTTGCATGAGATGGTAAGTCCTCTGATTGTGTGGCACTGTAGCCGTTGCATGTGCTTCACTTGGTAAGTCCTCTGATTGTGTGGATTGATGAGTTGATTGTTGAATATGGTTAATAatggaaacataatcaaagaacATGCTGTATGTCCCGGGCACCATAACTTTGATGCGTATAGTGTATACGTCTCTCTTAGAAGTAAAGTAGCAGAATCGTATCAAAGACAAAACTGCAGAGCGACCGACAGAACTTTCTGTTTAAGATTTGTTCCACTCAAGTCCCAAATCCCAAATAGAAGTTGCAGCTTGATCATGTGAGATCTCTTCTGATGGATTGGGATTTAAATCCACGTTTCCTCGTTGGATCTGGAATGCTCCATCCAGTGCTATGTCTTCAATCCCACCTGATCTCCAGTAGCTTGCATAATCTCCCTGTATTGTACTGACGGATACCTCACCTACTTCAACTTCAGTTGCAGTACTGTTCTTATTAGCCTGTGCTATCTCCATATTCATCCAGTCAGGTAAACTTAT carries:
- the LOC109013271 gene encoding type I inositol polyphosphate 5-phosphatase 5 isoform X1, yielding MSSPSSKHNVATTSTAITSTNTSPATATFDNSVQNEKKKGSIIDKIFSSKRRERGSPASHHDHDIFKSDNYGDDLEIGKGLTSRRKALMGSSPLGSRSFTGIECSNLSTLEDSSMAPATIQLQDIRIFVATWNVGGKTPDNGLNLEELLQVEGASDIYILGFQEIVPLSAGNVLVIKDNEPAAKWLALISQALNRPQHDSIYSSSYLGPNSIALDNIPKDSKAPSSLHFFQKPSLKVLSRNLRADKNLIKNCNCPVDWHSREKWRPDNYIDSHGRLYTESAHDIGRDTIVDDLLSVAEIPSSPGKMSYFLIESKQMVGIFLSVWARKELVPHIGHLRVSSVGRGLMGCLRNKGCISISMSLHQTSFCFVCSHLASGEKEGNELKRNADVAEILKSTQFPKICKDPNSRVPERIIEHDRIIWLGDLNYRVALSYDETRVLLEDNDWDTLLEKDQLNIEKEAGRVFSGFNEGRILFAPTYKYSLNSDSYAGETVKSKKKRRTPAWCDRILWHGNGIEQLSYIRGESRFSDHRPVCAVFSVEVEVRNKNINRFRKDFSCAGKRMEFEEDSCIPPRHCLYEF
- the LOC109013271 gene encoding type I inositol polyphosphate 5-phosphatase 5 isoform X2, giving the protein MNWIFVATWNVGGKTPDNGLNLEELLQVEGASDIYILGFQEIVPLSAGNVLVIKDNEPAAKWLALISQALNRPQHDSIYSSSYLGPNSIALDNIPKDSKAPSSLHFFQKPSLKVLSRNLRADKNLIKNCNCPVDWHSREKWRPDNYIDSHGRLYTESAHDIGRDTIVDDLLSVAEIPSSPGKMSYFLIESKQMVGIFLSVWARKELVPHIGHLRVSSVGRGLMGCLRNKGCISISMSLHQTSFCFVCSHLASGEKEGNELKRNADVAEILKSTQFPKICKDPNSRVPERIIEHDRIIWLGDLNYRVALSYDETRVLLEDNDWDTLLEKDQLNIEKEAGRVFSGFNEGRILFAPTYKYSLNSDSYAGETVKSKKKRRTPAWCDRILWHGNGIEQLSYIRGESRFSDHRPVCAVFSVEVEVRNKNINRFRKDFSCAGKRMEFEEDSCIPPRHCLYEF